AGGAGCAGATTCCTTAGACTTATTTGAGTTAGTTATGGCTTTAGAGGATGAGTACTCAGTAGAGATTCCAGCAGAAGATTTAGAAGGTCTGGCAACTGTTGGTGACGTTATGAATTATTTAAAGGCAAAGGGTGTAGAAGCATAATGAAAACAAGAATCACAGAGCTTCTTGGAATTGAATATCCTGTTATCCAGGGCGGAATGGCCTGGGTAGCAGAGCACAACCTGGCCGCAGCAGTATCAGAGGCAGGAGGACTGGGTTTGATCGGCGGAGCTAACGCCCCTGGAGAGGTAGTGCGTGATGAAATCCGCAAGGCAAAAAAGCTGACAGACAAGACATTTGGTGTAAATGTTATGTTGTTAAGCCCTCATGCCGATGATGTAGCCAAGGTAGTAGTGGAAGAAGGCATCAAGGTAGTTACTACAGGAGCTGGAAACCCTGCAAAGTATATGGAAATGTGGAAGGCAGCAGGCATTAAGGTAATTCCTGTTGTAGCCAGCGTGGCTCTTGCAAAGATGATGGAAAGA
The window above is part of the Lachnoclostridium edouardi genome. Proteins encoded here:
- the acpP gene encoding acyl carrier protein; the protein is MLEKMKEIIAEQLSVDADSVTEASSFKEDLGADSLDLFELVMALEDEYSVEIPAEDLEGLATVGDVMNYLKAKGVEA